The Candidatus Sysuiplasma acidicola genome contains the following window.
TCCCGATCGAAGAACAGAAAAAGGCGGCAATTCAGGCTCCCGGCAAGTCTTGGCATGACTGGTTCCTGAACGATTTTCTACGTTATTCTTTCTGGCTCATGGTTCTGATGGAATCCCTGTTTGTGATTTCCATACTCTCTTACGTGACTGGCGTATCGCAGTTCAATCCGCTGCTGATCGGTTCCACGGTCGTGTTCCTGCTGTTGACCGAGTATTATTTCATTTACAGAAGAATCTGGGGGAACGGAAAAAGGAAAGATGAATCTGATGAATTCGATCTGGCAAGCAATGACATTTTTGATAGAATAAAATGACGCTGCAGCTCAAACCTTTTCCATCAGGTTGTGAGCGTCTAAGGCGTCACCCGGGAATGTAGACCAAATCAAAGCCGAAGCACACTCAGTGCTCCACAACTTCGGGCATGCATTCCAAAGCTGCCGCGTCATATCACGAAGAGTTTACACTGCAGTCCGGCTATCTCATTCGTTCCAAATCTTGTGCATTCTTACGCACTTTTCGTATCTCCGTGAAACACGGTCCCAGTTGAGATTCTTGAAGAATGCTTCTATGTATCCCTTTCTGCCGGTGCCGTAATCGATGAAATATGCATGTTCATACACATCCATCAGGACCAGCGGAACGACGGTTGCGGGAAAACCTGCGTTCTGCGCATCAAGCACAACGTTGTGAAGCTTTCCGTCATCCAGACCGTAACACAGCATTCCCCAGCCGCGTGCTGCCATGCCTGATGCCACAAAATCTTCCTTCCACTTGTCAAAGGAGCCAAAATCCTCACTCATTGCCTTCTGCAGTTGCTCCGATGGTTTCGTCCCTTTTCCGTCTTCAAAGTCGCCGAAATAGAGTTTGTGATTCCACATGCCTCCGAGATTGAACGAGAGCTGTCTCTTAGCTTCGCCGTACTCGCTGTATGTTCCTGCCGATTTTGACGGATCGGCGAAGTTACTGGCAATCTTTTCGTATATTTCATTGGTCTTGTTGACGTATCCTTCGTAGAGTTTGAAGTGTTCGGCAAATGTCTTCGCCGATATGCCTTCCAGTTCTTTGTACTTGAGCGGTGCTGCTGTATATTTTTGTCTTGACATTCAATTCACCTTGCATACCTATTTTGTTTATGAAATATAAGTTTTTAGGTTTATTAATGTGGTCAATAGCTGACTAACAGATAGGATATAATTGTGATGCTCTATCAGAACTCATGGAAAGTGCAGCAGAAGCCCGCACAGTCATGGGAAGACTGTCCTTCCTTGAGGGAGAGTGGAAAGGGAGCATACAGAACAGGGACTCCAGAAGCACATATGAGGACATGCTTGTCTGTCGCAGGGAAGGGGAAAGGATTCACTGCGTATCGACGATGTACCACAACGGAGAGTCTATTGCCACCAGAGGATTCGAAATCTGGCTGGATGATCGCAGTATTCTAGGCAAATGGAACATTGACGGGGAGGACAGTGATATTTATGAATGTGAATATGAGGAGGAAAAAGACGAGTTTCTCTTCAACCTGATAGACTACCCTACATCGGTGGATTACAGAACAATTCGGCGAATCGACATGATGCATTTTATCACAATGGAACAGTTTCCCCGTGAAGGCACCTCTTCAGTGGAAACGCTTGAAGTCGAATACTCCAGAACGCTTTAGGACATCTTCCTCCCTGGAAATAATCCGCTCGAAACCCGAACCGTATTGCATCGCCTTCTTCGCTTTCGAGCTCGCAGTGAGACCCATCTGCATTGCCAGCTTCCTCAGCAGCACCTTATTCTGGCCCTCCGAGAACCTGTCTCTGTCCTCAATGTCACCGGAGAGGCTGACCACCGGTTCATACAGATATGGCGCAGCAAGCGTCTTTCCAAAATGGGCAGCGACGGCCCTGTCCCTGTCCATGCCTTTTTCCAGCAGCTCTGAAAGATCGTTTTTCATTGAAATACTCCGTTCTGCCACGCTCATCGAACTGTATCTGCTGTATCCACCGAACGCTTCGTCTGCCCCCTGTCCCGTGAATACAAGTTCTTCTCTTACATGCATCATGGCCATCACCACCGGTGAAAATATTGAAAGCTCCAGCCTGTCAGGCTTCCTTCTCAACGAGCCCTGAAATATGGTGCTGAGCAGGCTGCATGCTGAGAGCACATCGTCTACAGCTGCAGTAATCTTCACAAGAGGTATGGCCAGTTCTCTGGCACCCTCCGCTGCCGCCTTGAGATCGTGACTGCCTTCAATCCCCACTGCATATGCGGTTGTGGTCATTGCTCGTGAAGCCAAAGCCGCTACTATGCTGCTGTCGAGTCCGCCGGAATAGAGCACTGCGCATTCACTGTATCTGTCTTTGAATCCTTCAACATATTCAAGCAAGAACGATCGCAGCCTGTCCACAGGGTTCACTTTCACAATTGTTGGATGACGTCCGCAAATAGAAAAGTTGTCCTGTAGGTCCTGCTTGAGTGAAAATGCTTTCCGTCAGGGATCCTCCATGAACGACTGTTTTGCGCCAGTGCGGACCTCGCAATAATTAACTACGAACCCGTCATTGAGAGCCCCGGTGGTGACTGTGATTAGCCCCGGCGGGCCTTTCAAAATAGATGGAGCTTCAGGCGAAGTGAAGATCAGGGAATTACGATGGGAGGATTTCGCAGACATAGTGAGAAACTATTACTCTTTCCACGACGAACTCGAAGACAACCCCGATATTGGACTGATAATAGACGAACGCAGGCCCTCTATGGAGGAGGAGGCAAACTGGTTTGGCGCTCTCTATGCGGACTTCCTGGCGAGAAAGGCAGTCGTCTTTGTTGCTGAAGTAGATGGGCATGTAGTGGGTGTGTGTGATGTCAGAGGAGGAGTCAGACGTCCAGTCAGCCACGTGGGAACGCACGGCATCGCCATACTGAAATCGTACAGGCGTATGGGCATCGGCGAACAATTGATGACCCACACCATAGCATCGGCTAGAGAGTTGTTCGACGTCATTGTGCTGGACGTCTTCACAGTCAATGCAGGTGCGAGGCATCTCTATGCCAAACTCGGATTCAGGAGCATGGGCATACTCCCAATGGCTGTGAAGAGAAAGGGCCGCTATTACGACGAGGAGCGGATGTATCTGCTGTGCAGGTCAGGTGCGCCACCAGTTCACTGAACTGTGTCATCAGAGGCACCGGACTTCCATGAACAGTTGACATGTTCCGTCAATAGGAAACATTTTATCCGGTCTGCCAATATGTTTGCTCATATCGGAAAACAACTGTGAGGAACGTGGCATAATGTCAAAGATCAAATTCGAACGGGGTCTGATCCTCGCACTCGACGAAACAGATTACAGAAAGGCAATGAACATAGTGAATCAGGTAGGCAAGTATGTTGATGCTATCAAGCTGAACTGGCCTATCGTGCTTTCAAACGGACCGCAGATAATCACTGAAATTTCAAACCACTTCCGTGTGATATGCGACTTCAAAGTCTCCGACGTACCGCACACAAATTCCATGGTCGCTTCCGCGGCAGCAAAACTCGGAGCATCCGGCATAATCGTGCACGGATTTCCAGGCGAGGACGCTGTCGAGGCCTGCATAAACAGTGCTCATGGTGCATCGATCTTTCTGGTCGTGGAGATGTCCAATCCCGGTTCGGCCGAATTTGGAAAGAAGTATTCTGACGAATTGGCCAGAATGGCTGTTAAACTGAAGGTCGACGGCATTGTGGCTCCCGCAACCAGGCCGGAGAGGATTAAGCATTTCAGGGGAATAGTTGGCAACCTACCCATCATTGCGCCGGGTGTAGGAGCTCAGGGCGGCGATGCCAGGAAGGCAATTATGAATGGAGCCGACGCACTGATCGCCGGACGCAGCATCTACGAATCAAGCGAGCCGCTGGAAGTGGTGAACAACTTTCTGTCAGAGGTGCAGTCCGGAAGGGATGAAATCGGGCAGTGAACAGACGCACGGAAACGCAGATTTTTTTTACGGAGATTGTGCAGTTTTCCTGTCGGATCATGACGGCTCTAGAGGTGCAGCGCGGGGAATATTTTTCCTCTTCAGACGCGTGCAACGCTTAAATAGCAAGTTCTTTATTGTGCAAAAAATACACTCTGGTTGTGCTTCAAAAAATGGCAAATAATGACACGTCGACCATGCAGAAAAACAATCAAAAAAGACAGGACATCACCAGGCGGTCCCGGCTAGCCGGACATTTCACCGTACTTCGTGGTCTGGACTGGGAGACAATAGGTATACTCGCGTTGCTCGTTTTCTTCGGAGCCTACCTGCGTGTATACTTTGATTTTTCGCAGGCAATAGCCAATGGTTATCCAGGCCTTTCCGGTGGTTCAGACGCAGATTACTACTTCAGGGTTCTCACATATGCAATGACCACGGGCCATCAGCTTGAGTTTGACAAACTGCTCAATTATCCCGTGGGGGCAGGCAATCCTTTCCTGCCTTTCTATGTCTGGTCAACTCTGCTTGCCGCATGGCCCATATCCTTCATATTCCACCTGCCTCCAACCGCCTCGATCTATTCGGGAGTGCTTACAGGTGAAGTAGTGGCTTACGTGCTTATATCGGCATTCTCAGGCGTTGTCACAATTATCGTTGCATATTATCTTGGAAAAGAACTCTTCGACAGGCATACAGGCATATTTGCGGCGGCTTTCATGGCTTTCTTCCCGTCGATTGTTTCGGAAAGCACTGCCGGTTTCGGAGTGCACGATCCATTCATACTCATGCTCACGGCCATTTTCTTCTTCTTCCTGTTCCGTTCACTGAAAACAATTAACGGAAGAAGGTGGGTGGAGTCTTACACAAAAGAGGACTCACGTATGCTCGATTTCAGAGGCATTTATGCCGGTATGCGTAAATACGCCAATGAAAACAGACAGTCCCTGACTTATGCCCTGATGGCCGGTATAGTGGTGGCATCCATTGCGAATGCATGGGAGGGTTTCGCCTATCTGATTGTCATAGTCTCTCTCTTTTACCTCATTCAGTCGTTCATATATAAATTCAAGAACCGCGATACGCTGGCGCTCACATCGATCTATGCGGTCGTCGGCGCTTCTCTTCTTCTCTTCTCACTCCCGATTTATTTCCTGGGGCATCATGAGTATCCCTGGTATGTCGTTCCCGTTGTATTCTTCATAGGAACATTCATCGTGGGTGTCATTTACACCGTTACGAGAGATGTTCCATGGCTCACTGTCCTCGCCTCCTTTGTGATTGGCGTTCTTGCCGTGCTGGCCTTCGCTGAATTTGTCGAGAAACCCCTGCTTCATACAATCGTGGCGGACATCCTTCTGGCACAGAGCTACTTCATCAAGACTGCTGTCTATACCACAATTGCAGAAGCACTTGCGCCTCCGTTCAGCCTTCTCGCTCTCTCTCTAGGCGGTGCAGTCTTCTTCATCGCCTTTGCAGAGCTGGTCTATGCCCTTTATGCGAATAGGAAATCCATTTCAGATTCTATGATGCTGTTCGCTGTGTGGTCGATCATAGCGATTTTCATGGCAGTTTCCACAGTAAGATTCATACTGGACGCCACAACCGTCTTTGTTATACTGGGCGGAAAGGGCATATCTTCTGTAATACGATGGACGAACTTCGGCGAAGTGAAGAAAGGATTCGACACGTTCGGCTTCTCGTGGAGCGGAGCTAAGAAGAGCATCAAGCTGAAACACATCGTTGTCACACTGTTCGTAGCGTTTCTGATCGTACTCCCTGTTGTCTGGACAGGAATAGATGCTGCGACGCCCACGACAGCCAAACAGAGTCTCAACTCGCAGGTATACAACATACTTCCGTCTTTTCTCAGGCCGGCAGGTTATACCAACAACGGAAGCAGTCCATATTATTTCGGTGGTTTTGGGTACAGTCTATCGACACAGAATGACTATTTCCCGGCCGCCTGGGAGTGGCTGCACAACCAGACTGCAGGCATTGAACCGTCCTGGCAGCGGCCTGCCTACCTGAGCTGGTGGGATTATGGAAGTGCCGTAATTACAAAGGCGGGAGTACCGACGGTTGCCGACGACTTCCAGCAGGGATATCACGTTGCATCGGCAGTTCTTTTCAGTCAGAATCAGACACAGCTGATATCGCTCCTCTCCGCCAGAGTTATGTATGGAGTCTTCAAGGATTACGGTAATACGCTGCCTTCCAACATAACCACGCTGCTGAACAGTTATGGCATCAACAGTTCCTATATTCTCTCAGTATACGCCAATCCGGCAAAATACACTCAGACAGTGCTTGCAAACCCCCAGGTTTACGGCCCGTTTGCAAATAGCGTGACTCCGCCAAATGTCATGTGGGCAGTGCTGATGGCTACACTTTCCAAGATAGGTCTAAACAATTCTGTGCAGCTTTATGGACAACTGTCACAGCTGACGCATTATTTTATTGGTTACTTCTCTGTGGACACAAGACTCTTTCCGTTCAGCGCAACCAACACCGGTGTATTCTACGCCCCTGCCTTCCTGGGCGGAAGACCAATCATCGGCCCGAGCGTTTACAACATACCCTATAACTATTACACACTGACTGCCTCGACGGTTACCGGACTTAGTTATCCAATCCAGAATCTTCCACCAAACACACAGGTATCTTCATACTCGATAAATTATCAGCCGATGTTCTACAACATGACGCTTTACAGATTCTTCATGGGATACAGCGGTTATGACCTCACGGGACAGGGCGGTCTTCAGGGACTCCCGGGTCTGACAGGCAGCTTCGTATCAACCCCCGGACTCCAGAATCTCCAGCCGCTGCCGGGGTGGATGATGTCACATTTCTTCATGGCGTACAGAACTGCCTATTTCAATCCTTATCCCATACAATTTGTCAGGGATCACCCGAATTCCTGGAAGGCAATAGATGTCTCAACGGCATTGAAGCTGCTTAAGAAGGATCCGAATAATCAGAATTACACCATAGATCTCAGCCCGCAAAGTGATTACGGCAACGGAATAGTCATAATGCAGTATTACCCGGGCGCATACGTGAACGGGACGGTTCTGCTAAACAATGGAAATCCAGCTGCAGGCGTCAGGGTAACCATGCTTGACGAATGGGGTATACCGCACGATATAACCTATACAAATGCGCAGGGAAAATACTCGCTCATTGCTCCTCCCGGCAATGATACAGTTGTATTCTCAACCGGTTCATTGTCCTCTCCTTCAGCAAGGGTCGCCGGCATCGGACAGTTCTTTGGCGAGCAGACGTACAATATTTCATACAACCAGGCAATGCGCAGTCCGGCGCTCAACACCACCACTGGTCTTCCCGCGTTCAACGTTGCGGCAAAGACAATGACGCTCCAGGCCACTTCGCTGAGCGGATACGTCTTCTATGACAACAACAGGACCGGAACGTTCAACCCCGGTGTCAGCAGACTGTTCCAGAATGCGACGGTCAGGATAACGAACACCACAACGGGTCAGTCTTTCACTGCACCCGCCAGTAACGGTCATTACGACTTCTCAGCCGTCCTCCCCGGAATATATCAGTTCTCCATTCTGAAGGGTAATTCCACAATAACCACTCAGAATCAGACGACTGTTAATTATGCCTCAAACAGCACGCAGAATCTGCCTGTTTATCCCGGCGCAATTGGAGGCTATGTCAGATTCGGCGGCGGTGCGCCGGCGGCAGGCGTTTCAATAACTGTAGCGGGCGTCAGGAACGGCCTAACTGAAACGACTTCATCAACCTCCAACGGCTCATACTCGGCGGTAGGTCTGCCGCAGGGGAACTACACAGTTTCGATCACTTCCGGCGGTACAGTTTCGGGCATATACGACGCTTATGTCCGCAGCTTCAACACGACAAGTGTGGACATCACCGCTTCGTCAGAATCACACATTGACGGGAACGTTTTCATCAACGGTTCGGGTGCTGCGTTTGCAAAACTCTATTTCTATGCCAATTCCGGCAACTCCCTGCCTTATGTCATTACGACCGGCGACAACGGTCAATATAACGTCACTATAGGTTCGGGCAACTACACGGCCTACTCCATTTATTACCTCAATGGTGCAAAGTACGTGCTTCTGCAGTCAATATCCGTGGCGCCGGGACAGAATCTCAGTGAGAATCTGTTTTTGACTTCTGCGCACAGTGTCTCGGGAGTTGTGAAACAGAATGACGGAGTGCCTGCCTCCTTTGCACTGATACTCGTCCAGAACGGTGGTGCATCCATGGCATTCCGCTCGGACGGCAGCGGCAATTACTCGCTTGCGGTGCCATCGGGCACTTACAATATGTGGGCTCAGAACCCGGGCGGCGCATTCATGGGGCAGTTCACCGCCTCCGCGAGCGCAATGACCATGAACATAGCCGAGTCCCCCTCCCTGCGGTTTGCCGGGACCTTGAGCTCCAACACAACCGGTCCGAATCGCGGCATATCCGGGGCAGACATGGCAGTTGATTTTAACGGTATAACCTATCATTACTATACCGGCTCCGCCGGAAGCTTCTCGCTCTATCTCCCATACGGTAATTCATACAGCCTTTCTGTTTCTGCATTCGGTATGATTTCGCACACTTTCCAGACAGGAAAGGGTTCGAATACGTCGGTTAATCTGGTATTGCAGCCGGCAGAGGTTGCTGTAAGCGGCAACATTGCATCACAGACGTCTCTGCCGTCCGGCATACAGGTGACTTTTGTTCCGCTGGCCTCCAATTACACTTCGAATTCTACTGTTGCGGTAAAAAATGGAGGTTATTCCGACTCTCTGCTTCCGGGTTCATACGGCATTGTTCTTACGGGCTACAACAATTCCAGCGTGCACTATGAGACGACGGCTGGTACCGGCACACTGAATGTTCCTGTGGGCAGCCCACTCTCCCATAATGTTTCGATCCAGGCGCTCTATAATCTCACACTGTCTTTTGATTACCCAGCCGGCTCGGGTTTGAACGGCAGCACCCCCCTTACGAGACTGGATATATTCGGCAGTACGCTTTCTCAGCCCATAGCGGCTGACGGTTTTGCGAACGGCACGCATGAATTCCTGCCGTCCGGATCTTATGTACTCTATGCTTATGCCTCTGTATCCGGCAGAGTGTATGTGTTCCTTGACCGTATCACTCTCAATGGCGGAAGGGCGTTTCAGATGAACCTGACTTCTGCAGTAAACCTGTCAGGCGCGGCATATTATCAGGGTTCGCCGCT
Protein-coding sequences here:
- a CDS encoding carboxypeptidase regulatory-like domain-containing protein gives rise to the protein MANNDTSTMQKNNQKRQDITRRSRLAGHFTVLRGLDWETIGILALLVFFGAYLRVYFDFSQAIANGYPGLSGGSDADYYFRVLTYAMTTGHQLEFDKLLNYPVGAGNPFLPFYVWSTLLAAWPISFIFHLPPTASIYSGVLTGEVVAYVLISAFSGVVTIIVAYYLGKELFDRHTGIFAAAFMAFFPSIVSESTAGFGVHDPFILMLTAIFFFFLFRSLKTINGRRWVESYTKEDSRMLDFRGIYAGMRKYANENRQSLTYALMAGIVVASIANAWEGFAYLIVIVSLFYLIQSFIYKFKNRDTLALTSIYAVVGASLLLFSLPIYFLGHHEYPWYVVPVVFFIGTFIVGVIYTVTRDVPWLTVLASFVIGVLAVLAFAEFVEKPLLHTIVADILLAQSYFIKTAVYTTIAEALAPPFSLLALSLGGAVFFIAFAELVYALYANRKSISDSMMLFAVWSIIAIFMAVSTVRFILDATTVFVILGGKGISSVIRWTNFGEVKKGFDTFGFSWSGAKKSIKLKHIVVTLFVAFLIVLPVVWTGIDAATPTTAKQSLNSQVYNILPSFLRPAGYTNNGSSPYYFGGFGYSLSTQNDYFPAAWEWLHNQTAGIEPSWQRPAYLSWWDYGSAVITKAGVPTVADDFQQGYHVASAVLFSQNQTQLISLLSARVMYGVFKDYGNTLPSNITTLLNSYGINSSYILSVYANPAKYTQTVLANPQVYGPFANSVTPPNVMWAVLMATLSKIGLNNSVQLYGQLSQLTHYFIGYFSVDTRLFPFSATNTGVFYAPAFLGGRPIIGPSVYNIPYNYYTLTASTVTGLSYPIQNLPPNTQVSSYSINYQPMFYNMTLYRFFMGYSGYDLTGQGGLQGLPGLTGSFVSTPGLQNLQPLPGWMMSHFFMAYRTAYFNPYPIQFVRDHPNSWKAIDVSTALKLLKKDPNNQNYTIDLSPQSDYGNGIVIMQYYPGAYVNGTVLLNNGNPAAGVRVTMLDEWGIPHDITYTNAQGKYSLIAPPGNDTVVFSTGSLSSPSARVAGIGQFFGEQTYNISYNQAMRSPALNTTTGLPAFNVAAKTMTLQATSLSGYVFYDNNRTGTFNPGVSRLFQNATVRITNTTTGQSFTAPASNGHYDFSAVLPGIYQFSILKGNSTITTQNQTTVNYASNSTQNLPVYPGAIGGYVRFGGGAPAAGVSITVAGVRNGLTETTSSTSNGSYSAVGLPQGNYTVSITSGGTVSGIYDAYVRSFNTTSVDITASSESHIDGNVFINGSGAAFAKLYFYANSGNSLPYVITTGDNGQYNVTIGSGNYTAYSIYYLNGAKYVLLQSISVAPGQNLSENLFLTSAHSVSGVVKQNDGVPASFALILVQNGGASMAFRSDGSGNYSLAVPSGTYNMWAQNPGGAFMGQFTASASAMTMNIAESPSLRFAGTLSSNTTGPNRGISGADMAVDFNGITYHYYTGSAGSFSLYLPYGNSYSLSVSAFGMISHTFQTGKGSNTSVNLVLQPAEVAVSGNIASQTSLPSGIQVTFVPLASNYTSNSTVAVKNGGYSDSLLPGSYGIVLTGYNNSSVHYETTAGTGTLNVPVGSPLSHNVSIQALYNLTLSFDYPAGSGLNGSTPLTRLDIFGSTLSQPIAADGFANGTHEFLPSGSYVLYAYASVSGRVYVFLDRITLNGGRAFQMNLTSAVNLSGAAYYQGSPLSSSETVTVTQQSTGANITAAVQSNGTFTVSLPSSSYSINITYSTTSSTPGQKYVVYYGEATVSLTSATFVPINATLHSDNSSVTGTVSWFYGTGAQSNIEFTASSNTSDTFNVTTAVNGSFSASLQPGSYHVRVLSTGYTGSNYTTIQVVQGTSMVLNPVLHTSYNVTGSLSVSGIGPVSAQVTFMSNASSISAVAVNGAYSVPMPAGKYAVFASYSMKSHGTTYYYEYAGNLTLGSPAYVPITMNLKTVYSISMKVLSSQQNGGSGGFSEVTVLVNNTGDVPITLSMGVVTNGWYGSFSPAFLSLGTGSNSSAVVKGIMFTSAAVGGGNSSVYIQAYSPHLTVSSDTVKVSLSVPTFYSFNGKISYYAREEPGRVFSVNLAVYNNGNAPASFVVSISNYAELLKEGWTGGISTALSGPFNHNSTSFSLSAGQNQSITITLTANSSDTPNVVPIGVYIVNTNTNKSSSMSVPISLPNPVVSLSGISVSGHGASVVPPPLFTSKRGIIIFILAAIVIADIYMAKRKRLIR
- the pyrF gene encoding orotidine-5'-phosphate decarboxylase, which produces MSKIKFERGLILALDETDYRKAMNIVNQVGKYVDAIKLNWPIVLSNGPQIITEISNHFRVICDFKVSDVPHTNSMVASAAAKLGASGIIVHGFPGEDAVEACINSAHGASIFLVVEMSNPGSAEFGKKYSDELARMAVKLKVDGIVAPATRPERIKHFRGIVGNLPIIAPGVGAQGGDARKAIMNGADALIAGRSIYESSEPLEVVNNFLSEVQSGRDEIGQ
- a CDS encoding GNAT family N-acetyltransferase, producing MTVISPGGPFKIDGASGEVKIRELRWEDFADIVRNYYSFHDELEDNPDIGLIIDERRPSMEEEANWFGALYADFLARKAVVFVAEVDGHVVGVCDVRGGVRRPVSHVGTHGIAILKSYRRMGIGEQLMTHTIASARELFDVIVLDVFTVNAGARHLYAKLGFRSMGILPMAVKRKGRYYDEERMYLLCRSGAPPVH
- a CDS encoding superoxide dismutase — encoded protein: MSRQKYTAAPLKYKELEGISAKTFAEHFKLYEGYVNKTNEIYEKIASNFADPSKSAGTYSEYGEAKRQLSFNLGGMWNHKLYFGDFEDGKGTKPSEQLQKAMSEDFGSFDKWKEDFVASGMAARGWGMLCYGLDDGKLHNVVLDAQNAGFPATVVPLVLMDVYEHAYFIDYGTGRKGYIEAFFKNLNWDRVSRRYEKCVRMHKIWNE